In Staphylococcus saccharolyticus, one genomic interval encodes:
- the aroE gene encoding shikimate dehydrogenase → MKFAVIGNPISHSLSPLMHNANFKSLGINDTYEAINIPIEQFDTIKEIITEKNLDGFNITIPHKERILPFLDDINEQSKSVGAVNTVLIRDGKWIGYNTDGIGYVSGLNNIYEDLEETYILILGAGGASKGIANELSKIVKSKLTIANRTMSRFDNWQLDINKISLNEAEKHLDEFDIIINTTPTGMDNNECVISLDYLSSHALVSDIIYIPYKTPILMEAEKLGNPIHNGLDMFVYQGAESFKIWTGKQPNIHVMKETVINKLKGEI, encoded by the coding sequence TTGAAATTTGCAGTAATCGGAAATCCTATCTCTCATTCTTTATCACCATTGATGCATAATGCTAATTTTAAATCATTGGGCATAAATGACACATATGAAGCAATAAATATACCTATTGAACAATTTGATACAATTAAGGAAATCATAACAGAAAAAAATCTAGATGGTTTTAACATTACTATTCCGCACAAAGAAAGAATTTTACCTTTTTTAGATGATATAAATGAGCAATCAAAATCAGTAGGAGCAGTGAATACTGTTTTGATTAGAGATGGCAAGTGGATTGGATACAATACAGATGGAATCGGATATGTAAGTGGCTTAAATAATATATATGAAGATTTAGAAGAAACATATATATTAATTTTAGGAGCAGGCGGTGCAAGTAAAGGTATCGCAAATGAACTATCAAAGATTGTTAAGAGTAAATTAACTATCGCTAATCGTACCATGTCTCGTTTTGATAATTGGCAATTAGATATCAATAAGATTAGTTTAAATGAGGCTGAAAAACACTTAGATGAATTTGATATCATTATTAATACGACACCAACAGGAATGGATAATAATGAATGTGTGATATCGTTAGATTATTTATCTTCACACGCATTAGTAAGTGACATTATTTATATTCCGTATAAGACGCCAATTTTAATGGAAGCCGAAAAACTCGGAAATCCTATACACAATGGATTGGACATGTTTGTATATCAAGGTGCTGAAAGTTTTAAAATATGGACAGGCAAACAACCTAATATACATGTTATGAAGGAAACAGTAATTAATAAATTGAAAGGAGAAATATAA
- the yhbY gene encoding ribosome assembly RNA-binding protein YhbY, whose protein sequence is MLSGKQMRYLRSLAHKIDPTFHVGKGGMNGNMTKQINEILKNHELVKIHILQNNFDDKNDLAQELASATQSELVQVIGSMIVLYKEVENNKEITLP, encoded by the coding sequence ATGTTATCAGGAAAACAAATGAGATATTTACGTAGTTTAGCACACAAAATTGATCCAACTTTTCATGTGGGAAAAGGCGGTATGAATGGTAATATGACTAAACAAATTAATGAAATATTAAAAAATCACGAACTTGTTAAAATACACATTTTGCAAAACAATTTTGATGATAAAAATGATTTAGCTCAAGAACTAGCTAGCGCTACTCAAAGTGAACTAGTACAAGTAATCGGGTCAATGATTGTACTATATAAAGAAGTTGAAAATAATAAAGAAATTACACTGCCATAA